Sequence from the Myxococcales bacterium genome:
CGGCCATGGCGATCAAGTGATGGAACTGGAAATCGAGTTCCGCCAGGCGCCGGGCGGCCGCCGGATCGGCCGTGGTTTCCTCTTCGACGAGCGCCTTGAATTCCGCGACCTGCGCGGCGGTGCGCCGCAAGGCCGCGAGCCGGGCGGTTTCCACTTCCACCAAGCGCCGCATGGCCAGGGTGTCGGCCAACAGGGTCGGGTCTATCCGGCCGTTCTGGAAATTGACCAGCGAGGTCAGCATGGCCAGCGAACCTTCCTTGCGGAAGTCGTTGACGACCGTGCCGACGCGCGGTTTCATCGCGACCAATCCCTTGAAGGCCAGATCGACCAGGCCTTCGTGCACCACGGGGCGGCTGACGCCCAACTGCAGGGCGAGTTCGCGTTCGGCCGGCAATTTCTGGCCGATCGCCAACCGGCCGGAGAGAATCAGTTCCTCGAAGCGGG
This genomic interval carries:
- a CDS encoding FadR family transcriptional regulator; the encoded protein is MNAWFDPLKTESLKDVFIARFEELILSGRLAIGQKLPAERELALQLGVSRPVVHEGLVDLAFKGLVAMKPRVGTVVNDFRKEGSLAMLTSLVNFQNGRIDPTLLADTLAMRRLVEVETARLAALRRTAAQVAEFKALVEEETTADPAAARRLAELDFQFHHLIAMAGGNLIYPLFLNTFKAFYLNLSTRFFGTPGVAADVFAWHRQLVEAIARRRAKQAVRLMAGLLDHGEARLQQALATEGERE